The sequence below is a genomic window from Schistocerca nitens isolate TAMUIC-IGC-003100 chromosome 4, iqSchNite1.1, whole genome shotgun sequence.
tcctgagcaaagtcaagtgtgtcttgcctatctaatatgtctatcacttgctgaagggagggatttactagtttcaaaatctgttcccttatacgaacatcagaaacgttctgtgcaattgcatcacgtaccattgtatctgaataagggagtccacattcacactcaaacgcacaatcccttgtaaggccttgcaatgttgcaacccactccctattagtctgaccggccgtacgtttcgtacgaaagaacatataccgttttgcaacgacatttactgtttctttgaaataggcatctaaagcagacaaaatgtcttcgtatgacagagttgctacgtcgcgccggggaaacaatttcactatcacacggtaggtggacacacctacacacgaaagcaaaaatggctgccgctcattaccttgaattttataggcggcgagatgaaatccaaattgtcgtgaccattccgtccaagactccTCGTCCGCTTTATatggacgaaacggtggtgcaactgcgtgttgtggctgcggtagcgatgaagcggccgcggccgcatcggtttgcacgttgaccctggacgagctgtccaagggcatccaataacgcctgcgtctgctgattctgcaagcgataaaattcggacagtacatctggagaatgtggcgaagccatgacacaagcaaattagtgcgaagtagaaagaacacgtttacactcgtcgccaatgtagtggactgacaaggcagccagtccacagtgacgggtaaccgaaaggcacgcgtacacacacgccgactggcgttaagtctgaaacaggatacgtgatgaaagctataaagaaaagaacggagcttctcgtatacttaactttaattcattgtggtacatttctcttgataagacaagtgagactctctccagatatggttaatggcgccttgctaggtcgtagccatggacttagctgaaggctattctaactgtctctcggcaattgagagaaaggcttcgtacgtgtagtcgctagcaatgtcgtccgtacaactggggcgagtgctagtacgtctctcgagacctgccgtgtggtggcgctcggtctgcgatcctgacagtggcgacacgcgggtccgacatgtactaatggaccgcggccgatttaagctaccacctagcaagtgtggtgtctggcggtgacaccacactactaccatctgtacatgtgcatatcgttattccatgacttttgtcacctcactgtgctGTAGACGTAAGATACTACGTTTTTGGTTTTGTGAAATCTATAATTTCGTGAATGCACATTTCGTTGGGGCCTAAGTTACTTCTTTTTCTGCCGAAGACTCTCCATCCTAGGGAACAGACTGTTTGCTGCCTGCGAAAAACCATCCACCCAGACCATATTTTGTTTTATACCCCGTAAAATAACACTCTAAGTCGCGAAATATAGGGCTACTACAAATCATACATTGCTTTTCACAGCTGTATATTTTGCAAAGCATTACATGTTCTAATATGATTGATGCATGAAGGAAACCGTCAACCCACCAAGTTCGCAATATGCGCTCTCTCATGTCACACGACACACGTCCAATAGGTAGTAAGTTCGTTCTATACCTTTTGTAGCAACGCCCTGTCAAAGATCATTAACGTGTTCTCGAAGCTGTTCAGTGTTCTTAGCAGTGGGGATACGTACCCTCAAAGGAAAAAAGTCAGAAGGCGTTAGATCAGGCGACCTAGGCGGCCGAGTGAAAAGAGCCACACCATCTTCACCACTACGCCCAACAAGGACGTAACCAGGATTTGTCAAAGAGGACCTCAAGAAGActcattttcatttattctgaatatttcCATAAATGATGATAAACCGCTTTATTTGAcaatgacctccgagttttcaccATGCAGAGATATCatctctgttatatcctagccagtaatgccaaccgagcccgctgccaaaaaggttggcagcatcaaagtccggacgccgcccgcataagcagcgccagcgatacaggaaatcgccgcaagtctgcgcgcgccaccgctggcttctggcttcttaagcgctggagtcgcgagcgctaggacagttctggattcgccgctcagttgtatattcgccaccgaattgtgtacctgctagtcagttgtgggtacatcgcagcagagttgttgtttgtcgtcagccgacgctgacctagccgcaccgactcgaactagacagatttctgtagaccatgttcaccactgtgttctgtatcgtcgttaataaagataagtaccgactttcatttaatccgagtgtttgggttttcatctttctgttcactgttccagcggaccggtcggcccgctattaaaagtgtggcggtgacttcgtaggccgtttctacagcgaagtgttgtcgctacgaaggccgtcacaaaactggcgacgagggcttccgaactcgtgtgcagggctggttcaacttgtttctggttatactaattatagcgataaaattttgggggctggtttaatttgtgttcactatgtctgccgaattacaacagttgatcttgttacagagtcagcaaatacaaagtctggtggaagcaatcgccaaacaagcggctaatccaccaccacacaaggaacaagcacaggcagcaccgccttttcgtgcttttgaggcatcacgagaggaatggcaagaatatttcgcgcagttgcaggcgcacatgtcagtctacaaaatcacaggtaatgagcggcagctttatttaatttccactgcaggcgtggaagtctatcgactactttgtaagttgttcccggaatccaagccagaagctttagactatgaccttgttgttaccaagcttgctgagtatttcgagtcgcgagttcatgtggcagcggccagattcaagttcttcagattaaagaaactgcctcatcaatctaataaacagtggttaacagatttacggggcctcacccggcagtgccgatttaattgtgtgtgtggagcttcctacagtgatgtcatgttacgggacgctattactcaaaacattgccgattctcgtattcgtgctgctatcttaaagttgcctgacccgtcattagagactgtgatgaacattattgaagcccaagatacttttgactattctgagtgtgagttagatcagccacgtatttctcaaattgcctgtgctaagcaagttatgtcacgcccgcggccccaccggcagagtcagactgtaaacactagccggccgcgtcatgttaaacacattcgtcagccgcgtgtgcaaaatgatagagttaagtcttgccctaagtgtgttcttgctcatcctcgtgaacgttgccagttaagaaacgcggtttgtcacttttgtcaaaggaaaggacacatccagactgtttgtttgcgtaaacgcaagaacaattctagtgctgcccagcccatggatattcatgttcttcaaagccagcccgcccagaaggtcgcgtttaaagactcttccacggttcgtgtgggtaataaacttgttcgcaataagccacccacccagccctctgctatgcgacccaagcgtaattcaaacgctgtaaaaagtaatgtacagactgcaagtgaagcgggagttgttgttccacccgcccaacccacgagttgtcgtaagcagcgaacacgcgctaaacgcgctgattttgtgtcttccgcctccgctgcaccgatccagagacagtgtaataaactatttgtgaagctacgtatccaggataagaccttcaattttcaattagacactggtgcgtctgtgactctcataaatagtgctacgtatgcggctatcggccgccctaaactttcagcggcaaaacattctttggctgcttatagtggagaacaaattcctgtgttaggtgtatgtagcgtgccagccacattccgtggcaatacaaaaacagtttcattcactgtgctccgcgctacagacagtgtaaacattttcggattagactgttttgacttgtttggcccgtctatccaagacaatgtgttgcaacttaattctgttgttgttcctcaagacagcataaccgatttgtgtaaacgatacagtgacatatttaaagacgaactcggttgtgctgcgaactttgccgctcatattacgttaaaagataatgctcagcctcgattttttcgtgctcgtccagtgcctcacgccctccgggcacctgtagaagatgaacttcgtcgttggcaaaacaacggtgttattcaacccgtttcagcgagccagtgggcttctcccttagttattataaagaaaccgtctggcaagttacgtttgtgtgctgattttaagtcgacagttaatcctcagactgtcattgattcttttcctttgcctagaccggacgagctgatggataagttaggggaagctcgtttcttttccaaaattgatctccgtgaagcatatttgcaattgcccctcgacgagcaatcacaacagtattttgtcataaacacgtcgttggggttgttccgttttctgcttttgccttttggttgtgcgtcagctccagctgtttttcagcgttttttgtcccaacttttggctaatgtgccatcgtgttgcaactatttagacgatattgttgtgtccggtcggacgcctgctgaacatttccgtaatttggagtgtttgtttacagtgttgtctcaggcaggcctacgttgcaacatcgataaatgttcatttttccttacggagttggagtatctgggacatgttattaatgctcaaggcattcatccctcccagtcacatttagcagctattcgtgatttgcccgcccctcgcaatctgcatgaattgcaagcagttcttggcaaattgacatattatattaggtttatacctaatgcatcacagattgctgcaccgttgcatcgtctccgccgtaagaatgttccgtttgtgtggtcagctgattgccaatcagcctttcagcagcttaaagaggctttattgaatgatcgttgtctggtccattacgaccctaacaagcctctggtgttggcttgtgatgcctcttctttcggcctcggtgctgagttgtctcaccgagtcggtaacaccgaatgtcctattgcgttcgcatctaaattgctaaacaaagctcagtgtaattatagccaattggacaaggaagcgttggctattgtgttcggtgtcacaaaattccatcactacctctatggtagaccattctatttagtcacagatcacaagcccctgacgtcgctgtttcatccgtctaaaccagttcctcagcggacagctcagagactacaacgttgggctcttttgttatcacaataccagtatgagatactgtatcgccctacagctcagcatgcaaacgctgacgcgctttctcgattgccgattgctgcggatgaggtcttcgattcctctgacgactcttgccatcagattgacgccgatgagcatcaatccctccgggattttccaattgattatcgtcaggtggcacgtgagacagctacggatcctcatctgagtttactattacgttttgttcaacgtggttggccgtccaaggcaaaggacatatcggatcctgtggttcgtcgctattatccgcaacgtcatctgttgtctgtttcgcacggagttttgctgttacgcaccgagaatgaccagcttcgtgtagtggttccccaagtgctccaatccaaggtccccgacttgttgcatcaaggtcattggggagtggtccgcaccaagcagcttgcccgccgtcattgtacatggatcggcattgataagcagattacgcagatgtctacagattgttcgacgtgtgccgaacaccaagctgctccgcctcaacgctattttgagtgggcacgccctgccggtccctggcagcgagtacatattgatttcgctggtccatattggcattctcgttggctcatcgtgatagatgcatttagtaattttccgtttgttgtgcccatgcagtctacaacgtctgcacaaactatacaggcgttgtcttcaatttttttgtattgagggtcttccagaagttttagtgtctgacaatggtccacaatttacctctgctgaatttgaaagtttttgttctgccaatggcattcgccatgttcttactccgccgttccaccctcaatcgaatggtgcagcggaacgttttgtacgcacattcaaggatcatatggaccgccttcgtgctacgcactctcgtcagcaggccctcatcacgttcctgtcatcgtaccggaccacgccacgcgacggcccttcgcctgcgcagcttctccacggccgtcgtcatcgcaccctactacggttgttgcaccccccggatcgacccgccgcttctgagcatcgcacgcgttttcagcgcaacgacgccgtttttttcagagtttatcacggtcgccgtcgttgggaacgtggttccgtgataagtgtccagggtcgcggtttttatactgttcaaggtgctactggggtgcacaggaggcatcagaaccagttgcgccgcgctggccgcccggattctgccgctcgttctttgtccacagatttggtccgcggcgggtttcagccgcgccttccgacttcgctgccgcccccagggcagcagcagcagccgtcgccgctaccacgccgacagcccgtcccgttaatgcctcccgcgcagcttcatacgggagcgccccgggtggtcgctccggcgcctgcggtccctcttcggtcgccaccgccttcggagctgatggacgtcgacccctcagccgggccgccttccccagcggtggctgtgcagcctgtactgcagccgctttccttgggcacccccaaggagtctgacaccgcagcgccttgtccggcgcccactcagcagccgtcgacgcagcgtcaggagacgctgcctctcttcgtgggtcccgacgccccgtcgcgtccagtaccagaagctgcgcccgtggtcacaggcgtgcaccctgacctcggttttcagtcggtgtttcccgaggccccgcgcagccaatgctggggtgcggaccggggactgccaccgacaacagtctccgccccggtctcttctgctacgtctgcggccagacccctcccccgccgtcgacgctcgccacgtcattattcaacgacggtgcggcgatttgggggggaggagtgttatatcctagccagtaatgccaaccgagcccgctgccaaaaaggttggcagcatcaaagtccggacgccgcccgcataagcagcgccagcgatacaggaaatcgccgcaagtctgcgcgcgccaccgctggcttctggcttcttaagcgctggagtcgcgagcgctaggacagttctggattcgccgctcagttgtatactcgccaccgaattgtgtacctgctagtcagttgtgggtacatcgcagcagagttgttgtttgtcgtcagccgacgctgacctagccgcaccgactcgaactagacagatttctgtagaccatgttcaccactgtgttctgtatcgtcgttaataaagataagtaccgactttcatttaatccgagtgtttgggttttcatctttctgttcactgttccagcggaccggtcggcccgctattaaaagtgtggcggtgacttcgtaggccgtttctacagcgaagtgttgtcgctacgaaggccgtcacaaaaatctCGTTACTTACCAGTGCTATATTCTGGCAAACGACTAAGAAGCAGTCATGCTCCAATCTCCCGTCACCCTCcaaggtaaaatggaaatgccgtgacgctagggtctcccgtcggatagaccgttcgcctggtgcaagtctttcgagttgactcaactgtggcgacttgcgtgtcgatggggagggcgggaatcgaaccctgctCGTTAGGcataacattccgtcgcgctgaccactcagctaccagggcggacaaCCTTAACCCTTCTTTTATACTGTTTTTCCTTCAATCTGGATCTGAGCTGAGAAGGTGATCAAGAGTGGACGAGCGTTTTTAGGACGCCGACACTATTGCCGACAGCGCGTTTGGAATAAAGAAATCTCTGTTCGGCGGAGAAGCTAGAACAATTTTCGTGGCAAAAATGCAAAGTACCGGTATTATTCAAACTCACACTTCCCCAAGTTTCTTCCTTTAAGTATGCATCTGTCACTTTTTGCAATGGAGGAAAGAccattttctgcattaaagaatgtCCCGGCAGACAAATGCATGAGCCTAAATGAGtagaatttggattattatttatttctcatatgaCTTTTAGTACCGGGAGTCTCCAAGAGATTCTCGACTCATCTTCGATACAGCTCTTTCCATTTAAGCAGAGGGCTGCATCTTTAAGGGAACTGAAATTTGTCAGGAAAGAAAGGAATTCGGTAGGAATTGGCTGTAGCCTATAGTAAGGAAACAACCCAGGCAATTGTCTAATTTGAAAATGGGAATccacagaaaaaaatttacagGTTGCCAGCGGATGGATAGAAATCACCTTGCCTCCCGAAtccagggattgctagctcagcGGCTCGGCACGCAGAGCTACCCGACGTTTGTGGGGTACATTGTTTTACAATACAatgcccgcctgcttagctgaatggtaacatgcttgcctcctaTGCagcgggaccgggttcgattccaggctggtgTGAAGATTTTCTCaattcgtggactgggtgttgtgttgtcctcttcatcatttcatcctcatcagcaGCACGCGAGTCGCCtcatgtggcgtcgactgcaatgaGACTCGCACTCGACGAcccaacttccccggatggggcctcccggccagcaatgccatgcgaacatttctttttaaataaaataaaatgcatcacagcAAAAAACTGAATTCTGACATTGCGTGTCTTTCCTTTGATTGTGCGTGTTCAGTCATTTGATAGCGCGTGAATGCATTTATATATTAAGATTTAATTTCTCATCGTATTGCTGGCTTCCGTTATTATAGCATTATAAGAGCGTAAATAGATTTTTTATGAAAGGTGGAGAGACGGATGCACGGCGTAATCGGTTCGGATGAATTTAAGTAGCCCGCTAAAAAAAAACTATTAGAAATGTACGAACTATAAAAAATGCTCTCATCATATGCCCCTTCCAATTTCCTCAAAACCCTCCCAATCCTTCCGTATCGGAACTGGTTTCCACGCTCGGATGCAGCCAAGATGACCAGACTGGGTGATATTTTGACGTTTttgctaatgttg
It includes:
- the LOC126252598 gene encoding uncharacterized protein LOC126252598 gives rise to the protein MDIHVLQSQPAQKVAFKDSSTVRVGNKLVRNKPPTQPSAMRPKHLVRGGFQPRLPTSLPPPGQQQQPSPLPRRQPVPLMPPAQLHTGAPRVVAPAPAVPLRSPPPSELMDVDPSAGPPSPAVAVQPVLQPLSLGTPKESDTAAPCPAPTQQPSTQRQETLPLFVGPDAPSRPVPEAAPVVTGVHPDLGFQTRRQSLRAARCQSRPVAHSTVPLPPLHSHPAERFVRISPPSGSPSPSSYR